A window of Pirellula sp. SH-Sr6A contains these coding sequences:
- a CDS encoding ATP-binding cassette domain-containing protein, with the protein MEPGKVQRATLFDPQSRIRLAQGATPSIRAMDLQHHFGEGELRKQILFDNNLTVYPGEIIIMTGPSGSGKTTLLTLIGALRTVQAGSLEVLGRALQGASASALQDFRRDIGFIFQAHNLFESLTAQQNVRMSLELHQKDGNNRDWNAKAKDMLEKVGLGNRIHHKPKQLSGGQKQRVAIARGLVHQPKLVLADEPTAALDEQSGRMVVELLQRLAMEQQTTILMVTHDNRILDVADRIVTLVDGRIRSDALMKEAAILTQMLAKCGVFERVTPRTLTRIADEMTIELVPAGTRIIREMDPGDRFFLIRQGSVTVRRGTPEVNVATLHAGDHFGEAALLTGRPRNASVYANEDSYICSLSKASFQSAMAESASHDNEIRNAYAGAFDR; encoded by the coding sequence ATGGAGCCAGGTAAAGTTCAGCGGGCAACCCTCTTTGATCCGCAATCCCGCATTCGGCTCGCCCAAGGTGCGACGCCTTCGATCCGAGCGATGGATCTCCAGCATCATTTTGGAGAAGGAGAGCTTCGCAAGCAGATTCTGTTTGACAACAACCTGACCGTCTATCCCGGCGAAATCATCATCATGACCGGTCCAAGCGGATCGGGCAAAACAACTCTTCTAACCCTCATCGGTGCGTTGCGAACGGTTCAGGCAGGAAGCCTTGAAGTACTGGGGCGGGCCCTCCAAGGGGCATCGGCATCCGCCCTGCAAGATTTTCGCCGCGATATCGGGTTCATCTTCCAAGCGCACAATCTGTTCGAGTCCCTCACTGCGCAGCAGAATGTTCGGATGTCGCTCGAACTCCACCAAAAGGACGGAAACAACCGCGATTGGAATGCCAAAGCGAAGGACATGCTAGAAAAGGTTGGATTGGGCAACCGAATCCATCACAAACCCAAGCAGCTCTCCGGCGGACAGAAACAACGAGTCGCCATCGCCCGCGGTTTGGTTCATCAACCCAAACTGGTTCTCGCTGATGAACCGACAGCCGCCCTCGACGAACAAAGCGGACGCATGGTCGTCGAACTTCTTCAGCGACTTGCGATGGAGCAGCAAACGACGATCCTCATGGTCACCCATGACAATCGAATTCTCGATGTGGCTGATCGAATTGTGACGTTGGTCGATGGCCGCATTCGCAGCGATGCTTTGATGAAAGAAGCCGCTATCCTGACTCAGATGCTGGCGAAGTGCGGCGTATTCGAACGGGTCACGCCTCGGACATTAACACGCATCGCAGACGAAATGACGATCGAATTGGTCCCCGCAGGAACAAGAATCATTCGAGAGATGGATCCGGGCGATCGCTTCTTCTTGATTCGCCAAGGCTCCGTAACCGTGCGACGCGGCACCCCCGAAGTTAACGTGGCGACCCTGCATGCTGGCGATCATTTTGGCGAAGCCGCCCTTCTCACAGGACGCCCGCGAAACGCCAGCGTCTATGCGAACGAGGACTCGTATATCTGCTCGCTTAGCAAAGCAAGCTTCCAATCCGCCATGGCCGAATCGGCATCGCACGACAACGAGATCCGAAACGCCTACGCAGGGGCTTTTGATCGGTGA
- a CDS encoding CRTAC1 family protein has protein sequence MNNGIVKIIAAALGCFFLGCHAESNDADAPLRESAASLTKPPPTEPIPSPTSATFAIRWTDWTQRSGIDFVHTYDGFGERYIIETVGGGMASLDYDLDGMVDVYFLNGSTIPQQPDDISPNKLYRNRGDMHFQDVTKAANGGVEEFGMGVCVADFDNDGFFDLFTNNYGANRFLRNNGDGTFTDIASKLGLALEDDMGAGVCFFDANRDGALDLYIANYVEDPVSKNIKRTTEGFPSYPGPLDFRGGQDRFYLSRGDGTFVDHTKEAGFDGFFTTSMGVLAADLDCDGDEDLVVVNDVDKNLLFLNDGHGSFEECGVTNGVAFAYDGRMNGNMGIDVGDIDNDGLPDLYSTTFSNEYPVLYRNLGGAMFEDALLATNAGKDLFPHANWGVAIFDMENDSDKDIFVANGHTDPMVQSWAYTTAWKVKNSVFENQGTGRFRSLGEEVGDGLQAVESSRGMVAEDFDNDGDLDVILLNSKSGVTVLKNDSQSGAWVQLAFRGTRSARDGTGVRVDFSQGNRQFVDQVLTSRSYQSSFGNRIHVGLGAEMAIGTLRIHWPSGVTESIDGVGAGARLLLVEPSPPASELHREPAEPSSLRDVTLN, from the coding sequence ATGAATAACGGGATCGTCAAAATCATCGCGGCAGCACTGGGTTGTTTCTTTCTGGGATGCCATGCGGAATCCAACGATGCCGATGCCCCGTTGCGAGAGTCGGCCGCTTCCCTTACCAAGCCCCCACCCACGGAGCCGATTCCCTCTCCCACATCCGCTACCTTCGCGATTCGTTGGACAGACTGGACACAGCGATCAGGTATCGACTTTGTGCACACCTACGACGGCTTTGGAGAACGGTACATCATCGAGACGGTAGGAGGTGGGATGGCATCGCTCGACTACGATCTCGACGGAATGGTCGATGTGTACTTTTTGAACGGTTCGACTATTCCCCAGCAGCCGGACGATATCTCTCCGAACAAACTCTACCGCAACCGTGGTGACATGCACTTTCAAGATGTGACGAAAGCTGCGAACGGTGGAGTGGAAGAATTCGGCATGGGCGTTTGCGTGGCGGACTTCGATAACGACGGATTCTTTGATTTGTTTACCAACAACTACGGGGCCAATCGCTTTTTACGAAACAATGGGGATGGAACATTTACCGATATCGCGTCGAAGCTTGGTTTGGCCCTCGAAGACGACATGGGTGCAGGTGTTTGCTTTTTTGATGCCAATCGGGACGGCGCCTTGGATTTGTACATCGCCAACTACGTTGAGGATCCTGTTTCGAAGAATATCAAACGGACCACCGAAGGGTTTCCCAGCTATCCCGGACCGCTCGATTTTCGCGGAGGCCAGGACCGTTTTTATTTGAGCCGCGGCGATGGAACTTTTGTGGATCACACCAAGGAGGCGGGCTTCGATGGCTTCTTCACGACATCGATGGGAGTTTTGGCCGCAGACCTGGATTGCGACGGCGATGAGGACCTCGTCGTCGTGAATGATGTCGATAAGAATCTTCTTTTCCTCAATGATGGTCATGGGAGCTTCGAGGAATGCGGTGTGACCAACGGAGTCGCCTTCGCCTACGACGGGAGGATGAATGGCAATATGGGTATTGATGTCGGTGACATTGATAATGACGGATTGCCCGACCTCTATAGCACTACATTTAGCAATGAGTACCCTGTCCTGTACCGCAACTTGGGAGGGGCGATGTTTGAAGATGCGTTGCTCGCCACAAATGCTGGAAAAGATCTCTTTCCCCACGCGAACTGGGGGGTAGCAATCTTTGACATGGAAAACGACAGCGACAAAGATATCTTCGTAGCCAATGGTCATACCGATCCGATGGTCCAATCGTGGGCCTACACGACCGCGTGGAAAGTGAAGAACTCTGTCTTCGAGAATCAAGGGACAGGACGATTTCGAAGTCTGGGGGAGGAAGTCGGCGATGGTCTCCAAGCAGTCGAAAGCAGCCGTGGGATGGTCGCTGAGGACTTCGACAATGATGGAGATCTGGATGTCATCCTTCTCAACTCCAAATCAGGCGTCACCGTTCTCAAAAACGATTCGCAATCGGGGGCTTGGGTGCAGCTAGCATTTCGTGGGACTCGATCGGCGCGAGATGGCACTGGAGTTCGCGTCGATTTTTCTCAGGGGAATCGGCAGTTTGTGGATCAAGTCCTCACGAGCCGTTCCTACCAAAGTAGCTTTGGGAATCGGATTCATGTCGGCCTCGGAGCGGAGATGGCAATCGGAACGCTGCGAATTCATTGGCCCAGCGGGGTCACCGAGTCGATCGACGGAGTGGGAGCAGGAGCCCGTTTGCTACTGGTCGAGCCCTCTCCTCCCGCCTCAGAACTGCATCGTGAACCCGCCGAGCCATCCTCTCTCCGAGATGTCACCCTGAATTGA
- a CDS encoding tetratricopeptide repeat protein, which yields MATKWVAVLLTILLGNSAAIAWLLLHPEGILKARSVSDTSESIVLPARPATTGGDTLSPNAASIQQIRDTSFNLVEQVARNHLQDPDALCLLGKVHLRAGNPTGAVEIWEAVLARFPDHAEPWVDLGFYEQMQGKLDAAEKYFSQAMLLAPDRLDVLEALGKVYLAKEDWKGAMNAWFECLSRNDSPAIRNQIALAAIMVKDTELAINQYSESLVMDPSNRDATIGLVQLFAKAGNKERAKRYERRLSILDKERRPGEEVGPRADTDLEKVQGFARFAFSEAIRLLERHGDYEDALTAREQLVQLIPTEKSLLESLIQEYGRRNRLERGTAFLKQLATSRPNDPRIGLAYAKWSLRQRAFTEAEASLAKVIAVQSENAEAYALLAQTQMPKDRNPQKGVEHALKALDLDSSSFHAYLVATSYYNVGDKAKTREYLQKALELDPNNLEAKNAIERLVNE from the coding sequence GTGGCAACAAAATGGGTGGCAGTCCTCTTGACAATCCTTTTGGGAAACTCTGCCGCCATCGCATGGCTCCTGCTTCACCCCGAAGGGATTTTGAAGGCTCGCTCTGTGTCCGATACGTCGGAGTCGATTGTCTTACCTGCTCGTCCCGCGACGACAGGGGGCGATACGCTCTCTCCGAATGCCGCATCGATTCAACAGATCCGCGACACTTCGTTTAACTTGGTGGAGCAAGTCGCCCGCAATCACCTGCAAGATCCGGATGCTCTTTGTCTTCTTGGTAAAGTTCATTTGCGAGCGGGGAACCCCACCGGCGCTGTGGAGATTTGGGAAGCGGTTCTCGCTCGTTTCCCCGACCATGCCGAGCCTTGGGTCGATCTCGGCTTTTATGAGCAGATGCAGGGTAAGCTTGACGCGGCAGAGAAATACTTTTCCCAAGCGATGCTCCTTGCACCCGACAGACTCGATGTCTTGGAAGCTCTCGGAAAGGTTTATCTAGCCAAGGAGGATTGGAAGGGAGCCATGAACGCTTGGTTCGAATGCCTTTCGCGAAACGATTCCCCTGCAATCCGCAATCAGATCGCGCTCGCGGCGATCATGGTAAAAGATACGGAATTGGCCATCAACCAATATTCCGAATCCCTCGTGATGGATCCTAGCAATCGCGATGCGACGATCGGATTGGTGCAACTTTTTGCTAAAGCCGGCAACAAAGAACGCGCGAAACGGTACGAGAGAAGGCTTTCGATTCTCGATAAAGAACGCCGACCAGGCGAGGAAGTGGGGCCGCGTGCTGATACCGACCTCGAGAAGGTACAGGGTTTTGCGAGATTTGCGTTCTCCGAAGCGATCCGGTTGCTTGAGCGACACGGCGATTACGAGGACGCGTTGACCGCTCGAGAGCAATTGGTACAGCTGATTCCAACCGAGAAATCGCTTCTGGAGTCGCTGATCCAAGAATACGGTCGCCGCAATCGATTGGAACGAGGGACCGCGTTTCTAAAGCAACTCGCGACATCGAGGCCGAACGATCCGAGGATCGGACTGGCGTATGCAAAATGGAGTTTGCGGCAAAGGGCTTTCACGGAAGCCGAGGCGAGTTTGGCAAAGGTGATTGCTGTCCAAAGCGAGAATGCTGAAGCGTATGCGCTGTTGGCCCAAACCCAGATGCCCAAAGATCGGAATCCACAAAAGGGAGTTGAGCATGCGTTGAAAGCCCTCGATCTGGACAGCAGCTCTTTCCACGCGTACTTGGTCGCGACTTCCTACTACAACGTCGGAGATAAAGCGAAGACTCGGGAGTACCTTCAAAAGGCGCTGGAGCTGGATCCTAATAATCTAGAAGCCAAGAATGCGATCGAAAGGCTCGTCAATGAATAA
- a CDS encoding BBP7 family outer membrane beta-barrel protein: MSSATVRRRLQLVALLAAGLAFPSLAQAQSNSEGSTKTSVSSRNSTRPSRTTAPATIRKASAEKVTRDNLAEPVRVVARPASSQRSAASSRPAPSPSNAVEQAACKNCQAHGGSHSAHPIEMVHEEPVLDEHSTLYEPEAYRFQPEACDSCGPGNVVHPLGVLGSMLRFSQFRVEAATFWADGQNLPALVTTRRPANDPATDGLIGRSDTIPLFGGREVLDDSTQGIRGEIGLFFDPCRTRGFMIRLFDASSNSETYNSASTGEPVVMRPFFSTADNAQSTIAIQYPGSTSGSIAANITSDVYGGDVLYRKTIHQDHAGRFEFLAGYQMMRLEESLSLVSSSTALTNTPAPTGTISILEDHFATSNRYHGAAFGFNTHLREGCWSLGAMAKLGLGNVDREVSIRGASQITVPGNPPSTSSSTNGLLARNTNEGIYETNTFVVSPEVAVNLGYRITRGLEATVGYSFLTLPKAARVGDQLDPQLASNLGNPPSGAATPRFNLVESNYSLHSLSYGLQYRY; the protein is encoded by the coding sequence ATGTCATCAGCCACCGTTCGCCGCCGACTCCAACTAGTTGCACTGCTCGCTGCAGGCTTGGCATTTCCAAGTCTCGCTCAAGCGCAGAGCAACAGCGAGGGTTCGACCAAGACGTCTGTGTCGAGCCGTAACTCCACGCGTCCCTCTCGAACAACCGCCCCGGCGACCATTCGCAAAGCCTCCGCCGAAAAAGTCACCCGCGACAATCTGGCCGAACCGGTACGAGTGGTAGCCCGTCCTGCTTCATCCCAGAGATCTGCTGCGAGCTCGCGACCTGCCCCTTCCCCCTCTAACGCCGTGGAGCAAGCTGCTTGCAAAAATTGCCAAGCTCACGGGGGATCCCACTCGGCTCACCCGATCGAAATGGTTCATGAAGAGCCGGTCCTCGATGAACACTCCACTCTTTACGAGCCTGAGGCCTACCGCTTCCAGCCGGAAGCGTGCGATTCATGCGGGCCCGGAAATGTCGTACACCCCCTCGGTGTTTTGGGATCGATGCTTCGGTTTTCGCAATTCCGCGTCGAAGCGGCTACGTTTTGGGCTGATGGACAAAACCTCCCCGCGTTGGTTACCACCCGACGACCCGCTAATGATCCCGCCACCGACGGACTAATCGGCCGCAGCGACACAATTCCCTTGTTCGGAGGACGCGAGGTACTCGACGATTCCACGCAAGGGATCCGAGGCGAGATCGGTCTCTTTTTCGATCCATGCCGAACACGCGGCTTCATGATCCGGCTGTTCGACGCTTCGAGTAACTCGGAGACGTATAACAGTGCGAGCACCGGAGAGCCCGTGGTGATGCGTCCCTTTTTTAGCACTGCGGACAATGCCCAATCCACCATCGCGATCCAGTATCCCGGCAGTACCTCCGGATCGATCGCAGCCAATATCACCAGCGATGTCTACGGTGGCGATGTGCTCTATCGAAAAACCATCCATCAAGATCATGCAGGTCGATTTGAGTTCTTGGCGGGCTACCAAATGATGCGCCTCGAAGAATCTCTTTCCCTGGTTTCGTCGTCGACAGCCTTGACGAACACTCCAGCCCCGACAGGAACGATTTCGATCCTCGAAGATCACTTTGCCACATCCAATCGTTACCACGGCGCGGCCTTCGGATTCAACACCCATCTTCGAGAGGGATGTTGGAGTCTCGGCGCGATGGCAAAGCTCGGTCTGGGAAATGTTGATCGCGAAGTCAGTATTCGGGGTGCTTCTCAGATTACAGTACCGGGGAACCCGCCCAGCACGAGCAGTTCTACCAATGGATTGCTCGCACGAAACACCAACGAAGGTATCTACGAAACGAATACCTTTGTCGTCTCGCCGGAGGTCGCTGTGAACCTTGGCTATCGAATTACTCGCGGTCTCGAAGCGACCGTCGGTTACTCGTTCCTCACCTTGCCGAAGGCGGCTCGGGTGGGAGACCAACTCGACCCACAGCTCGCTTCCAACTTAGGAAATCCACCTTCGGGCGCCGCGACACCTCGATTCAATTTGGTCGAATCGAACTACTCGTTGCATAGCCTCAGCTACGGTCTTCAGTACCGTTACTAG
- a CDS encoding tetratricopeptide repeat protein — protein sequence MPNSSARRRLAPANPDKPVSSFERAHGKTPRWFGLLLAATVAASVVLLIALILTPLTPVEEPSTAIIPLVETDSVEAVKRKLETRSNAIPTRRVVLPLEGRKINNELEQADLLERLEGARSQFAEDAVVHRIAGITYAELQLSEQAAECFERSLQLQPQSVQTAVEYAALLSQTGKQDQAIERLSKLKDAPDSDAKLFQTLGSAMMQQGEIEEAILLFKKGLAKYSNETKLLSLLAQAQNQAGEFAAAESNARRAMELGDSGESLVMALSTSLIRQGKREEGLAVRQQHSQKKVTPKIDDETYKESFAQFASHTYGLLATVYESHGDAQSAEKWRVFGLEMNPANTRILVSLGEMLRKSGRLDEAIPIYQRLLVLEPDNMAHYNNLASLALSKQDIRLAISALEQGAGRDPTGYLSLQTARVAFEVGDGIKAERYASDAASKMKTPDAYLLWIAVLRGLQKDQAAFKTLATAKALFPNDPRFQQIP from the coding sequence ATGCCAAATTCCAGTGCTCGACGCCGTCTCGCACCTGCCAATCCCGATAAACCAGTCTCCTCGTTCGAGCGAGCGCACGGAAAGACTCCGCGCTGGTTCGGTCTTCTGCTCGCGGCGACAGTCGCCGCTTCGGTCGTTCTCCTCATCGCTTTGATCCTTACCCCCCTTACCCCCGTCGAAGAACCTAGCACCGCGATCATTCCACTGGTGGAAACCGACTCGGTTGAGGCTGTCAAACGAAAGCTTGAGACTCGTTCCAACGCTATTCCGACTCGCCGCGTCGTACTTCCTTTGGAGGGAAGGAAGATCAACAACGAATTGGAGCAAGCCGATTTACTGGAGAGACTGGAGGGCGCACGAAGCCAGTTCGCAGAGGATGCCGTCGTGCATCGCATCGCAGGCATCACCTACGCGGAGCTCCAACTCTCCGAGCAAGCTGCCGAGTGCTTCGAACGCTCGCTTCAACTCCAGCCCCAGTCTGTCCAGACTGCCGTGGAGTACGCAGCTCTGCTGTCTCAGACCGGAAAACAGGATCAAGCGATCGAGCGACTATCAAAACTAAAAGATGCACCGGATTCCGACGCCAAGCTATTCCAGACGTTGGGATCAGCGATGATGCAGCAAGGAGAGATCGAGGAAGCGATTCTCCTATTCAAGAAAGGGCTAGCGAAGTACTCGAACGAAACGAAGCTTCTTTCATTGCTCGCGCAAGCCCAGAATCAAGCAGGTGAGTTTGCCGCCGCGGAATCGAACGCCCGTCGCGCTATGGAGCTTGGGGATAGCGGCGAATCTTTAGTGATGGCTCTGTCAACATCGTTGATTCGTCAGGGGAAACGTGAGGAGGGGCTCGCAGTCCGCCAGCAACATTCTCAAAAGAAGGTCACTCCCAAGATCGACGACGAGACCTACAAGGAGTCGTTTGCTCAATTTGCGAGCCACACCTATGGACTTTTGGCGACTGTCTACGAATCGCATGGCGATGCACAGTCTGCGGAAAAATGGCGTGTCTTCGGACTGGAAATGAATCCGGCAAATACTCGGATTTTGGTGAGTCTCGGCGAGATGCTTCGCAAATCAGGCCGGCTCGATGAAGCGATCCCCATCTATCAGCGATTACTTGTTTTGGAGCCGGACAATATGGCCCATTACAACAATTTAGCCAGTCTCGCATTGTCCAAACAGGATATCCGACTTGCTATTTCCGCTCTCGAACAGGGAGCGGGGCGCGATCCCACCGGTTACCTAAGCCTGCAGACAGCTCGCGTCGCATTCGAAGTAGGAGATGGAATCAAAGCAGAACGTTACGCGTCCGATGCTGCCTCCAAAATGAAAACACCCGATGCTTACCTCCTTTGGATTGCCGTACTGCGAGGGCTTCAAAAGGACCAAGCCGCCTTCAAAACATTGGCCACCGCCAAGGCTCTCTTTCCCAATGATCCACGCTTTCAGCAAATTCCATAA
- a CDS encoding CRTAC1 family protein, translating into MIHAFSKFHKLHPPRAFLTQVASWLVAGVCLLAVGKAWSQSAISFVDSSLARGLDFKHDDMAGEEGYLVSMMGSGLASFDYDGDRRIDLLFLNGAKLDGSSVAPFGLFRNETNASMVRRTDASQLKSTAFGLGVAIADVDNDGFQDIAVSSFGSASLWRNMGDGTFVDASSTSGISQVSIAFGAGVCFLDANGDGLSDLFLADYVEFTLPRFQIASKSSFPYPPGPGDFPYRPDHLLINRGDGTFVDESEKRGLSAIRSPSMGTICGDLDQDGDSDIFVCSDARPNLLYINDGKGVFTEEALLYGVANAASGEIVGSMGVDAADLDNDGWEDLFITDYSAQVPLLFRNIDGLGFEDIALRSRVGKDLLPHVNWGLGLCDFDNDGDRDLMVGNGHLFAWAKKVEQLTDFKVRNTLMVNDGRGFFQNGTATAGSGMEQVESTRGMAFDDFDNDGDIDAAVLNSDAPASLLENKSSHAGNWLQLELVGTAMNRDALGAQVRVKTNGKWQFAEKRSGRSYQSHYGSRLHFGLGTMDKVEMVEVRWNNGVTQHPSLEANHLHVLVQPTQ; encoded by the coding sequence ATGATCCACGCTTTCAGCAAATTCCATAAGCTCCATCCGCCCCGAGCTTTTCTCACACAGGTAGCTTCTTGGCTCGTGGCTGGAGTGTGCCTACTGGCAGTTGGCAAAGCCTGGAGTCAGTCGGCGATTTCGTTCGTCGACTCTTCCCTCGCTCGCGGACTGGATTTCAAGCATGACGACATGGCCGGCGAGGAAGGCTATTTGGTTTCGATGATGGGAAGCGGCTTGGCGAGCTTCGATTACGATGGAGATCGCCGCATCGATCTCCTTTTCCTCAACGGAGCCAAGCTCGATGGATCCTCTGTCGCCCCATTCGGACTCTTTCGTAACGAAACGAATGCTTCGATGGTTCGGCGAACCGATGCATCGCAACTGAAATCCACCGCATTCGGCCTCGGCGTTGCCATCGCCGATGTGGATAACGATGGGTTCCAAGATATCGCGGTCTCTAGCTTCGGATCTGCCTCCCTTTGGAGAAATATGGGGGATGGCACCTTTGTCGACGCTTCCTCCACATCCGGGATTTCCCAAGTATCGATCGCATTCGGTGCAGGCGTTTGTTTTTTGGATGCGAACGGCGATGGACTGAGCGATCTGTTTTTGGCGGACTATGTTGAATTCACTCTCCCAAGATTTCAGATCGCCTCCAAAAGTTCCTTTCCCTATCCGCCGGGACCAGGTGACTTTCCCTATCGCCCCGATCATCTATTGATCAATCGCGGCGATGGGACATTCGTCGATGAAAGCGAGAAACGGGGGCTATCGGCGATTCGGTCTCCGAGCATGGGGACGATTTGTGGTGACTTGGATCAAGACGGTGATAGCGATATCTTCGTTTGCTCCGACGCTCGACCAAACCTCCTGTATATCAACGATGGCAAGGGCGTATTCACCGAGGAGGCGCTCCTCTACGGCGTCGCCAACGCTGCGTCCGGAGAGATTGTCGGCAGCATGGGGGTGGATGCTGCCGATTTGGACAACGATGGTTGGGAGGATTTGTTTATCACCGATTACTCGGCGCAGGTACCGTTGCTATTTCGCAATATTGACGGACTAGGGTTTGAGGATATCGCTCTTCGAAGCCGGGTTGGGAAAGATTTGCTGCCTCATGTGAATTGGGGGCTGGGGTTATGCGATTTCGATAACGATGGCGACCGCGACTTGATGGTGGGCAATGGTCACCTCTTTGCTTGGGCGAAGAAAGTTGAACAGCTTACCGATTTCAAAGTCCGCAATACGCTGATGGTGAACGACGGGCGCGGTTTCTTTCAGAACGGAACCGCAACGGCCGGAAGCGGGATGGAGCAAGTGGAAAGTACACGCGGCATGGCCTTTGATGATTTCGACAACGATGGGGACATCGACGCGGCCGTTCTCAACAGCGACGCGCCTGCCAGCTTGCTGGAGAATAAATCTTCCCATGCGGGGAATTGGCTACAATTGGAACTGGTTGGAACAGCTATGAACCGCGACGCGCTGGGAGCCCAAGTCCGCGTGAAGACGAATGGAAAATGGCAGTTCGCGGAAAAGCGGAGCGGTCGCAGCTACCAAAGTCATTACGGTAGCCGCCTCCATTTCGGCCTCGGAACGATGGACAAGGTAGAAATGGTGGAGGTCCGATGGAATAATGGCGTGACACAGCACCCCAGTCTTGAAGCAAACCATCTGCACGTCCTGGTTCAACCCACGCAATGA
- a CDS encoding HlyD family efflux transporter periplasmic adaptor subunit, translating to MFSLRSLLSEFQNERNAGRVFRSLAWVAIGAVSGCSSSNWIGPAAGIPVSDSSPAMLALATLEPQTRSTATTNASTAKGEIHAQGKLMPARGIARLSGLPGDRVESVLVRAGQKVKADDPLAIMQSQKVRSLELEALELKIREAEVAFQARLRELQIAIQSADAKVQAAKQFETLAATQKNQSMQSLRQVDALAEQVVRLRRLREDPLTRAAVGAIELETKELEVEKARLQAEQAVQAADHQIEQSKLQTKTATEAYLAAKETWEETQKNSPTLSLEKQAAVLRLQGDESTLRAPYDAIVLQVLTERGERTTTLPVVEIADVSKMVCIAEVYEADVPRIQVGDAATIRSSALTSELRGTVARIDRVVGAAQLRSPNPMARSDFRAIGVWIEIDPSQTEQAAERIQLQVDVTIRSDL from the coding sequence ATGTTTAGCCTACGAAGCTTGCTGTCGGAATTTCAAAACGAGAGGAATGCGGGTCGAGTCTTTCGATCTCTCGCCTGGGTGGCAATTGGAGCCGTTTCAGGGTGCTCTTCTTCCAACTGGATTGGTCCCGCGGCGGGGATCCCGGTATCCGACTCGTCACCAGCCATGCTAGCGCTCGCCACACTCGAGCCTCAGACGCGTTCCACCGCGACCACGAATGCTTCTACTGCCAAGGGCGAGATCCATGCCCAAGGGAAGCTGATGCCGGCTCGCGGCATTGCGAGATTGAGCGGGCTACCAGGGGATCGCGTGGAGTCGGTCCTGGTCCGAGCCGGGCAGAAAGTGAAAGCCGACGATCCGTTGGCCATCATGCAAAGCCAAAAAGTTCGATCGCTTGAACTGGAGGCGTTAGAACTCAAGATCCGAGAGGCGGAAGTAGCGTTTCAAGCGAGATTGCGAGAACTGCAGATCGCCATTCAATCCGCGGATGCCAAGGTGCAAGCGGCCAAGCAATTCGAAACACTCGCTGCCACTCAAAAAAACCAATCGATGCAGTCGCTTCGCCAGGTCGACGCGTTGGCGGAACAAGTCGTTCGACTGAGGCGATTGCGAGAAGACCCGCTCACCCGCGCGGCGGTGGGAGCCATCGAGCTCGAGACCAAGGAGCTTGAAGTCGAAAAGGCTCGGCTTCAAGCCGAACAAGCCGTCCAAGCCGCCGATCACCAAATCGAGCAATCGAAGCTGCAGACAAAAACGGCTACGGAGGCATACCTCGCAGCCAAAGAAACTTGGGAAGAGACCCAGAAGAATTCCCCTACGCTTTCGTTGGAGAAACAAGCCGCGGTCCTGCGACTGCAAGGGGACGAGAGCACGTTGCGAGCACCTTACGACGCCATCGTTCTCCAGGTGTTGACCGAACGTGGTGAAAGAACGACTACCTTGCCCGTGGTCGAAATCGCGGACGTTTCCAAGATGGTTTGTATCGCGGAAGTCTACGAGGCGGATGTCCCTCGCATTCAGGTTGGAGATGCCGCAACCATTCGATCGTCGGCGTTGACTTCGGAGCTCCGTGGGACCGTCGCTCGGATCGATCGCGTAGTCGGAGCTGCACAGCTTCGTTCACCTAACCCGATGGCGCGATCGGATTTCCGAGCGATCGGAGTTTGGATTGAGATCGATCCCTCGCAAACCGAACAAGCGGCTGAGCGGATTCAACTGCAGGTCGACGTGACCATTCGCAGTGACCTATAA